One window of Marmota flaviventris isolate mMarFla1 chromosome 5, mMarFla1.hap1, whole genome shotgun sequence genomic DNA carries:
- the Znf300 gene encoding zinc finger protein 300, with the protein MKSQGLVSFKDVAVDFTQEEWQQLDPAQRTLYRDVMLENFSHLVSMGYPVSKPDVISKLEQGEDPWIIKREIPNWIYPDGNHAHERQGKKSNSHNSQSYILKTVSFHNKILKGVTKDGSFYSILKVCQRDSQLQSCQGNQDKLFRQVTFVSSNITTEASGHKYNAFGRVFDEYIEQDISEQKLHKYNTFEKNLKPNIGLPNFYKGNSRKNLNESLGFGKLSSHSVSNSDLERIHNGVILCDDDQCENIFSNKQSLIQYQNVETKEKTCVCITCGKAFAKKSQLIVHQRIHTGKKPYDCGACGKAFSEKFHLIVHQRTHTGEKPYECSECGKAFSQKSSLIIHQRVHTGEKPYECSECGKAFSQKSPLIIHQRIHTGEKPYKCRECGKAFSQKSQLIIHHRAHTGEKPYECTECGKAFCEKSHLIIHKRIHTGEKPYKCAQCEEAFSRKTELITHQLIHTGEKPYECTECGKTFSRKSQLIIHQRTHTGEKPYTCSECGKAFCQKSHLIGHQRIHTGEKPYVCTECGKAFSQKSHLPGHQRIHTGEKPYMCAECGKAFSQKSDLVLHQRIHTGERPYQCVICGKAFIQKSQLTVHQRIHTAIKS; encoded by the exons GGGTTAGTATCATTCAAAGATGTGGCTGTGGATTTCACCCAGGAGGAGTGGCAGCAATTGGATCCTGCTCAGAGGACCCTGTATAGGgatgtgatgctggagaacttCAGCCATCTGGTCTCAATGG GATATCCAGTTTCCAAACCAGATGTCATCTCAAAGTTGGAACAAGGAGAAGATCCATGGATCATAAAGAGAGAAATACCAAACTGGATCTATCCAGATGGAAATCATGCACATGAGAGACAAGGAAA GAAGAGTAACTCTCATAACTCCCAATCATATATTTTGAAGACTGTTTCCTTCCATAATAAGATACTGAAAGGAGTCACAAAAGATGGATCATTTTACTCCATATTAAAAGTCTGCCAACGTGATAGCCAGCTGCAGAGTTGTCAGGGAAATCAAGACAAACTTTTCAGGCAAGTCACATTTGTCAGTAGCAATATAACAACTGAGGCATCGGGTCATAAATATAATGCATTTGGAAGAGTATTTGATGAGTACATAGAACAAGATATATCAGAACAAAAACTCCACAAATATAATACATTTGAAAAGAACTTAAAACCAAATATTGGCCTACCAAATTTTTATAAGGGTAATTCAAGAAAAAACCTCAATGAGAGTTTGGGTTTTGGAAAATTATCTAGTCACAGTGTGTCCAATTCTGATCTTGAGAGAATTCACAATGGGGTAATACTCTGTGATGATGATCAATGTGAAAACATTTTCAGCAATAAACAATCCCTTATCCAATATCAGAATGTTGAAACTAAGGAGAAAACCTGTGTCTGTATTACATGTGGAAAAGCATTTGCTAAGAAGTCACAGCTTATTGTACATCAAAGAATTCATACTGGAAAGAAACCATATGATTGTGGTGCATGTGGAAAGGCCTTCAGTGAAAAGTTTCATCTCATTGTACACCAGAGAACTCACACTGGGGAGAAACCTTATGAATGTtctgaatgtgggaaagccttctcTCAGAAATCATCCCTCATTATACATCAGAGAGTTCACACTGGGGAAAAACCATATGAGtgcagtgaatgtgggaaagccttctcCCAGAAATCGCCCCTTATTATacatcagagaattcacactggagagaaaccttataaatgtagagaatgtgggAAAGCATTTTCCCAAAAGTCACAACTTATTATACATCATAGagctcatactggagagaagccatatGAGTGTActgaatgtggaaaagccttctgTGAGAAGTCCCACCTCATTATACATAAAAGAATTCACACTGGTGAGAAACCCTACAAGTGTGCTCAATGTGAAGAAGCCTTCAGCAGAAAGACAGAACTTATTACACATCAGTTaattcatactggggagaagccctatgaatgtactGAATGTGGGAAGACTTTCTCCCGGAAGTCACAGCTCATCATACACCAgagaacacatactggagagaaaccctatacGTGTAGTGAATGTGGTAAAGCCTTCTGTCAGAAATCACATCTCATTGGacatcagagaattcacactggagaaaaacccTATGTGTGCactgaatgtgggaaagccttctcTCAGAAGTCTCACCTCCCAGgacatcagagaattcatacagGGGAGAAACCTTATATGTGTGCTGAATGTGGAAAGGCCTTTTCCCAGAAGTCAGACCTTGTTTTACATCAGAGAATCCATACTGGGGAAAGACCCTATCAATGTGTGatatgtgggaaagccttcattCAGAAGTCACAACTCACTGtacatcagagaattcatacagCCATAAAATCTTAA